A window of Fusarium oxysporum Fo47 chromosome II, complete sequence genomic DNA:
CTTTGGGTTGCTTCTGCCGCCGAATTACTGGCCCAAGGCACTACCCAGCCAAGCTATAGTGTCGTACTTTAAAGAGGTTGCGGCTGCTTCACCGATACCTATTGTCATTTACAACTTTCCCGCTGTTACATCTGGTATTGATCTGGATTCTGATCAACTAGCTACTCTGGCTTCTGAACCGAATATCGTAGCGGTGAAGTTGACATGCGGCAACGTCGGAAAGCTTGCTCGGTTAACAGCGCTCTTCTCACACGAACAATTCGGTGTTTACGGCGGAAGCAGTGATTATCTCCTCCCCACCCTCCACAGCGGTGGAAGCGGTTGTGTTACAGGGATGGGTAACATTTTCCCGTCAAGTACAGCGGGTGTCTATGACTTATGGAAAGCTGGCAAGATTAACGAGGCGAACAAGCTTCAGGGACTTGTCGCTCATGCTGAGTGGGCTTGTAAGAAGGGTATTAGCAATACCAAGTATGGAGCGTGGCATTTCCTGGGCAAGGAAATTGGGTTGGATAATGAGACTTCGTGGCATATGAGGAAGCCTTATCAGCCGCTTGATGATAAGTCCAAGGAATGGACGGTCAAAACACTGAGTGTTTTGGCTGATACTGAGAAGCGATTGAGGAAGCAATAGACTGTTTAGTATTGACATAGTCATTAAATGCACGACCAAAAGAAAGTTCCTGTTTCATCATTCTGAGTTAGCTGTTGTGTATGATTCTTATCGATGCACGCCCGTTGACAACAATCCCTGGGCCTAGACCATGTCTAGATCAAAGCTCAGTGGCGAGACAACGACACGCAGCGTGAACAGGCATACGCGTAAATGCTTTGCCTGTAGACATGTCCAAAGCAGATTCGAGCCTGCTGAACTGAATTACTCAAACGCCTTGGCCATTATTGTGCGTCGGGCTTGACTGATCGCGATGCATTAGCTTGTCGTCCTCATCATAGATACGGTCTGTCTTTCGCATTTGTTCCCTGGATGCACATAGTAAGATCACAAGCCATCACGAAATAATTCTTGGTGAATATCGCGATACTCGGTCATAAAACCGACACCGACATGATTACATTTCCTGCACTGATGCTGCAATCATCTTTCGATGATGTCTTGGGTGGCACAGATATCACCAAGCGGGCGGCCATCTCCTTCGGTCTTCCCTCCTACTGGCTAACTAAATCTCCCCTCCAATCCAACACTATCAGTGCGCCTCCAAGCACGACTCATTCAGAAGTCTAAACGCGCTAGTCTGCCTCCCCAGATTCGATACCCCATACCCCGCATTCACTCCCCCATAACTTTGCCAAGTTTTTAATCCCATAAAAAGGAGTTGATATCCCCAATATCAAGGTCTCCTCAATCCAGTGATACTCCAACTCACCAGGATCAACTATACATCCCAGCATTTACTTGAATCCGAGTTTGTGATCATGGCTCTGAGGAATTCCATCTCGGATGAGAAGGACGTCGAGGCTATCGCCTCTCATCTCGACCATGCCAACACTGCAGCTACCAATGGTGGTTTGTCCGCTGAGGACATGGAGTTTGTAGCCAATTTTcccgaggagaagaagaagaaggtcttggcAAAGATCGATGTAAGTTGATTGGTTTCACTCTGCACAGACAAGATCTGACTTCTTCAGTGGCGACTCATGCCGATGCTCGCTATTCTGTACCTCGTCACATATATCGACAAAGCGAATATCGGaaacgccaagatcgagggAATGCTTCCGGATCTTGGTATGAATGGAGAGCAGTACAACATCGCGCTCTCAATCTACTTCATTCCCTGTATGTTCACCGGTTCAGCGATATTGAGCAGGACTAATCTGAACAGATATTCTCGCTGAGATCCCTAGTAACATGATTCTCAACAAGTTTGCGAAGCCATCTCAATACATGGCCACTATCATGTTCATCTGGGGTATTGTTGTTGTCTGCACGGGTCTGATTCACAACTTTGGACAACTCTGCGCAATCCGTATCCTCCTTGGTCTCTTTGAGTACGTAGTCACCCACCTCTAAATCTCATATACGCTAACATAATTAGGGCTGGCTTCTTCCCCGGCGCTATTCTCATCATATCGAAATGGTACCTCCCCCACGAGACGCAAACCCGAGTCGCGATTCTTTACACGTCCGCTGCCACTGGAGGTGCTTTCTCCGGCCTCTTCGCATACGCAATCGCCAAAATGGACGGCATCGGCGGTCAGGGCGGTTGGAGATGGATCTTCTTCATTGAAGGCATCTTCACAGTCGTCATGTCCTTCGTCACATGGTTCTTGCTCATCGACTCACCAACTCTCTCATACTGGCTCAccgatgaggagaagcgcTATCTCGTTCTGCGCCAAGCTTCCAGAAGAGTCACCAACTCGGGCGAATACCGCGAGAAGACTTTCGACAAGGGGGCTTTGTTCGATGTTCTCAAGGACTGGAAGGCATatctcctcgtcatcatgtCCTGGTCCAACGCTGCGCCCAACTACGGTCTCAAGTTCTCCATGCCCTCTATCGTGAAGGGAATGGGATTCACATCCAGCAACGCCCAACTAATGACTATCCCTCCTTATCTCTGTGGAGCTATCTCATCGTACCTCCTCGCCCGATTCGCTGATAAGCACAAGTGGAGAATGCCCTTCATCGTTGGTCCTCAGCtctgcatcatcatcgccttctCTATCCTCATGACCAAAGCCGAGTTCATTGTTCAGAACCTTGGAGTGTGCTACTTTGCAGTCTGTCTCGCTTGCGCTGGCATGTATCCCATCTTGCCTGGCACCAGTGCCTGGAACATCGACAATAACCTCAACCCGACGAAGCGAGCGATCAGCATTGGCTTTGTCACCTGTGCAGGTACAATTGGTGGTATCTATGGCAGCTACATCTATATCGACAAGGAGAAGCCCAAGTACACGACTGGATACGGCGCATCACTGGGATTTGCGGTGGCGGGAATTCTAGCTGCAGTTACACTTGAGACTGCTTTGGTcatgatcaacaagaagaggtCCAAGATCAGCGAGGCTGAGGTTCGAAGCAAGtacacagaggaggagcttgagattATGGGTGAGAAGAGCCCACTGTACCAATATAAGCTGTAGTGGAGATGGTGACCCGGAAATACTTCAATTTACATCTTTGACCAATCTCTTGACTTCTAAAGCCTGTGTATGTCGAATGTGAACCAGGAATGACATGGGTTTTAGCGATAAACTCAAGAATCTTTCTTCTTAACATTCCGCCAAAACATTATAACCCAGCCTTGTGTACTTCCTTTGGAAGAATACGACACACTTGTATAAGTTGCGGTGTATCTTCGTAAACTTGTAGTCCTACTGGCATCTTACACTTTAGCCTCCCATACCCCCATTTTAAAACTTCTTTCTAAATCTATCGAATATTATTCACCCTATTGTTGCACGTGTAGTCGCTCAGTGCATGGTTTGGAATTATGCACGTGAAGACTCTGCTCAGTCTGGCTGTGCCTGCTCTCGCCTTCTTGGGCGGAGTAGCAGGTGTACCTTCCAGGAAGTACTCCTCCTATGATTATGACTTGGAACTCAAAGGAACCAACTTTGCTCCCGACCTTGCAGATCTCAAGGCTCGTCACAGTGCAAAACCCGCCTTGAGGATTATGCCTTTGGGCGCATCCATTGTCAGTGGGGTTGGGTCAAGCACTGGTAATGGGTACGTGACAAATAGAGCAAGAATGTCGCGGAAATGAAGACTGGCGTGCCTTGTAGCTTTCGAAAGCCTCTGAGGGACCAATTGAGATACAAAGGCGTACGTATACTCTAAAGGTCTCATTTCTGGGAGCCATTTCATGATCTAATCTTGATAATGCTGATATACGACATCTTAGTGGCTTGTCGATATGGTTGGTAGCAAACAGAATAGAAACATAACGGACAGAGTAAGTTCTGCTTAAGAAGCGTCAGTGTTACATCTTAACGTTAATTTAATAGGATTTTCGAAGCTACCCCTGGGTACACTATCGACCAAGTCCGAAAA
This region includes:
- a CDS encoding major facilitator superfamily domain-containing protein, coding for MALRNSISDEKDVEAIASHLDHANTAATNGGLSAEDMEFVANFPEEKKKKVLAKIDWRLMPMLAILYLVTYIDKANIGNAKIEGMLPDLGMNGEQYNIALSIYFIPYILAEIPSNMILNKFAKPSQYMATIMFIWGIVVVCTGLIHNFGQLCAIRILLGLFEAGFFPGAILIISKWYLPHETQTRVAILYTSAATGGAFSGLFAYAIAKMDGIGGQGGWRWIFFIEGIFTVVMSFVTWFLLIDSPTLSYWLTDEEKRYLVLRQASRRVTNSGEYREKTFDKGALFDVLKDWKAYLLVIMSWSNAAPNYGLKFSMPSIVKGMGFTSSNAQLMTIPPYLCGAISSYLLARFADKHKWRMPFIVGPQLCIIIAFSILMTKAEFIVQNLGVCYFAVCLACAGMYPILPGTSAWNIDNNLNPTKRAISIGFVTCAGTIGGIYGSYIYIDKEKPKYTTGYGASLGFAVAGILAAVTLETALVMINKKRSKISEAEVRSKYTEEELEIMGEKSPLYQYKL